The Plectropomus leopardus isolate mb chromosome 7, YSFRI_Pleo_2.0, whole genome shotgun sequence genome window below encodes:
- the LOC121945335 gene encoding potassium voltage-gated channel subfamily G member 4-like: MAIIGAGFEDHSFSSDDSYNHVFTDTETATVKGLYFQRAHLLCGPTSCGYLDPSQQALINVGGIRYAFPWSTLEDFPQSRLSRLHFCTSVREIAEFCDDYDEMRHEFFFDRDPLAFRAIINFLAKGKLRLLREVCNVALHGELLYWGIDIGQMEPCCRHRVICSVEEVVEHQQKEEEWQQRRRILRAPVAEGSLFHMIGEAVENPHSGLVGKVFASLSVIMVVVTVVSLCISTMSDQQQEEAMGRCSQKCRNLFVVESVCVAWFSLEFLVRFLHAQSKLEFARGPLNITDAAAILPYYVSLFVDLSDESVQDIVASTGRSSLDKLGLILRVMRALRILYVMRLARHSLGLQTLGLTIQRSMTDFGLLFLFVCVAVTLFSPLVHLAESELAPNAARSPQLSFSSIPASYWWSIISVTTVGYGDMVPRSIPGQLAALISILSGILILSFPSTSIFHTFVHTYTELKQENKRLWKEERGAELATEAEESMKERETWPDNWPEKDFFIWFR, from the exons ATGGCCATCATCGGTGCTGGCTTTGAGGACCACTCCTTCAGTAGTGACGACAGTTACAATCATGtgttcacagacacagagactgCCACAGTCAAAGGCTTGTACTTTCAGCGTGCTCACCTGCTCTGTGGGCCAACATCATGCGGGTATCTTGACCCCTCCCAGCAGGCCCTCATCAATGTGGGGGGGATCCGGTACGCCTTTCCCTGGAGCACCCTGGAGGATTTCCCCCAGAGCCGCCTGAGTCGCCTGCACTTCTGCACTTCTGTGAGGGAGATAGCAGAGTTTTGTGATGACTATGATGAGATGAGGCACGAATTTTTCTTTGACCGTGACCCTTTAGCTTTTCGGGCCATAATCAACTTCCTGGCAAAAGGAAAGTTACGTTTGCTGCGGGAGGTCTGCAATGTGGCCTTGCACGGTGAGCTGCTGTACTGGGGCATTGATATAGGACAGATGGAACCCTGTTGCCGCCACCGGGTGATCTGCTCTGTGGAGGAGGTGGTCGAGCACcagcaaaaagaagaagagtggCAGCAGAGAAGGAGGATACTGAGGGCTCCTGTGGCAGAGGGCAGCCTATTCCACATGATTGGAGAAGCAGTGGAGAACCCTCATTCAGGTTTAGTAGGGAAAGTGtttgcctctctgtctgtcatcaTGGTGGTGGTCACTGTGGTCAGCCTGTGCATCAGCACCATGTCAGACCAACAACAGGAAGAAGCCATG GGAAGATGCTCCCAAAAATGTCGCAACTTGTTTGTGGTGGAGTCTGTTTGTGTTGCTTGGTTCTCCTTAGAGTTTCTAGTGCGATTTTTACATGCACAGAGCAAGCTGGAGTTTGCCCGTGGCCCTCTGAACATCACTGatgctgctgccatcttgcccTACTATGTCTCGCTGTTTGTGGATCTCAGTGATGAGTCTGTTCAGGACATCGTAGCCAGTACAGGGAGAAGCAGCCTGGATAAACTGGGTCTTATCCTGCGTGTGATGAGGGCGCTGCGTATCCTCTACGTGATGAGACTGGCCAGACACTCTCTGGGTCTGCAGACCTTGGGGCTGACTATCCAGCGCAGTATGACAGACTTTGGcctgctttttctctttgtgtgtgttgctgtgactCTCTTCTCCCCACTGGTACATCTGGCTGAGAGTGAGCTAGCTCCCAACGCTGCCAGGTCCCCCCAGCTCAGCTTCAGCAGCATCCCAGCATCATACTGGTGGTCCATTATCTCGGTGACTACGGTGGGATATGGTGACATGGTGCCCCGCAGCATCCCCGGCCAACTGGCAGCACTGATCAGCATCTTATCAGGGATCCTCATTCTGTCATTCCCTTCCACATCCATCTTCCACACATTTGTCCACACCTATACCGAGCTTAAACAGGAGAACAAGAGGCTGTggaaggaggagaggggtgCCGAACTCGCCACTGAGGCTGAGGAAAgcatgaaagaaagagaaacttGGCCTGATAACTggccagaaaaagatttttttatctGGTTTAGATGA